One Poecilia reticulata strain Guanapo linkage group LG4, Guppy_female_1.0+MT, whole genome shotgun sequence genomic window carries:
- the naprt gene encoding nicotinate phosphoribosyltransferase: protein MAKQAVQHPVIFTGRTVPHHSRCWTRVDVCGTASPRDPSSIRNEDPVLSLSPGNMAAPSTDTCGLMERSVRERVPPLLTDLYQFTMAYAYWRAGRHQEPAVFEMFFRDNPFGGGFSLFAGLNDCLLFLRSFRLTDQDVQFLRSVLPPNTDPAFFDFLRGLDCSAVMIRSLPEGSVVFARVPLMEVEGPLAVVQLLETSLLCLVNYASLVCSNAARFRLAAGHQRRLLEMGLRRAQGPDGGLTASRYTHIGGFDLTSNVQAGFLFGIPVAGTIAHSYVTSFNSLEEVWPQTLVTANGDPNPVDIISLTKGWLRRVCELMGAEPGKIHEGELAAFLSYAVAYPQNFLPVIDSYSVGCSGLLNFCAVALALCELGYKPVGVRLDSGDLCRQSIEVRRVFRLCGEQFSVSTFNSLIIVGTNNISEESMAELNKKENEINVIGVGTHLVTCTKQPSLGCVYKLVEVRGRPRMKISEDPQKSTVAGRKAIYRLLDADGHCFLDLLCLMVEPPPEAGCTLTCYPLGGDNSSVSVTPAQVTCLRKEVFLKGQVTEPLCSAAETRAKVQSSLQTLHPRHKRLQEPDSYTVALSVKLRNLVTELQKGSNSDSNFLLAN from the exons ATGGCAAAACAAGCTGTGCAGCATCCCGTTATTTTTACAGGGAGAACTGTTCCTCACCACAGTCGGTGCTGGACTCGTGTGGATGTTTGTGGAACTGCAAGTCCCAGAGATCCAAGCAGCATCAGAAACGAGGATCCTGTGCTCAGCCTCAGCCCGGGGAACATGGCAGCTCCGTCCACAGACACATGCGGGCTCATGGAGCGCTCGGTCCGGGAGCGGGTCCCGCCTCTGCTCACCGACCTGTACCAGTTCACCATGGCCTACGCGTACTGGCGGGCCGGCCGGCACCAGGAGCCCGCCGTGTTCGAGATGTTCTTCAGGGACAACCCGTTCGGCGGCGGCTTCTCGCTGTTCGCTGGGCTGAATGACTGCCTGCTGTTCCTCCGGAGCTTTCGCCTCACTGATCAAG ATGTGCAGTTCCTGCGCTCCGTCCTGCCTCCCAACACCGACCCTGCCTTTTTCGACTTCCTGCGAGGCCTCGACTGTTCGGCCGTGATGATACGCTCCCTCCCGGAAGGTTCTGTGGTGTTCGCCAGG GTGCCTCTAATGGAGGTAGAGGGTCCGCTGGCTGTGGTTCAGCTGCTGGAGACCAGTTTACTGTGTTTGGTCAATTACGCGAG tCTGGTCTGCAGTAACGCAGCTCGTTTCCGCCTGGCGGCCGGACACCAGAGGAGGCTGCTAGAGATGGGCCTCCGACGGGCACAGGGGCCAGACGGAGGGCTGACCGCCTCGCGATACACACACATCGGAG GGTTTGATCTCACCAGTAACGTTCAGGCTGGTTTTCTATTTGGGATTCCTGTTGCGGGGACAATAGCACACTCTTATGTCACTTCCTTCAACTCCTTGGAGGAGGTCTGGCCACAG ACACTTGTGACAGCGAATGGAGACCCCAATCCAGTCGACATCATTTCTCTGACTAAAGGCTGGTTGAGGAGAGTCTGTGAGCTGATGGGAGCGGAGCCTGGGAAAATCCATGAGGGCGAGCTGGCAGCTTTCCTCTCCTATGCCGTCGCCTACCCTCAGAACTTCCTGCCTGTGATTGACAGCTACAGCGTGGGATG TAGTGGACTGTTGAACTTCTGCGCCGTGGCCTTGGCGTTGTGTGAACTGGGTTACAAGCCTGTGGGGGTCCGCCTGGACAGCGGAGACCTCTGCAGGCAGTCCATTGAAGTCCGTCGGGTGTTTCGACTCTGCGGCGAGCA GTTCTCCGTATCAACATTTAACTCTCTGATCATCGTAGGGACCAACAACATCTCAGAGGAAAGCATGGCTGAACTCAACAAGAAG GAGAATGAGATCAATGTGATTGGCGTCGGAACGCATCTGGTGACCTGCACCAAGCAGCCGTCTCTGGGCTGCGTCTATAAG CTGGTGGAGGTGAGAGGAAGACCAAGGATGAAGATCAGCGAGGACCCACAGAAAAGCACTGTTGCAGGGAGGAAAGCCATCTATCGACTGTTGGATGCTGACG GTCATTGCTTCCTGGACTTGTTGTGTCTGATGGTCGAGCCTCCTCCTGAGGCTGGGTGTACATTGACTTGTTATCCTCTAGGGGGCGATAACTCATCTGTTTCAGTCACTCCGGCTCAGGTGACCTGTCTGCGAAAGGAAGTCTTCCTAAAAGGCCAG GTCACAGAGCCGCTGTGCAGTGCTGCAGAAACTAGAGCAAAGGTCCAGAGCTCCCTGCAGACCCTGCACCCTCGACATAAGAGGCTGCAGGAGCCTGACTCTTACACA GTGGCGCTCTCAGTGAAACTCCGCAACTTGGTTACAGAGCTCCAAAAAGGCAGCAACAGCGACAGCAACTTTCTGTTAGCCAActaa